TTAAATCTTGTGGTTATAAGTTTGCATCACTACTGATTTCCAATGACCCATCACGAAAACTTCCACTGATCAAGCCACGACCAAAGCTTACATCTTTTTCGTCCTTTCCATCTTTCTCCTACTCTCTTCCTCTGGTTGAATTAAAGGTTCTTCTAAAATGGTGGACAGACCTGAAAAAGATACAGCACAAAGGTGATTGATACTTCCACTTGATAAACCCTAAAAAGTTGCAAAGACGTACACACACCGCACGTTAGAAAAATGAAACAATTGTATTAACCTAATATTTGAATTTCAAACATTTACAAGTAATCTTACATGACATGAGTATATCGTCAATGTGTCGCTTTGTGCTAATGTTACAACCTACATAACGTTGTATTATTGGCACAAGACGCAACGATGGTTGAATACACTGTCTCATTCTAGTATTGGAAATTTCGAGTGCCAAATTTAATTTCACTTACCTTTCTTCTCCATCATAATTCTCCTCATTTCATCATGGTAATCTTGCTTGTAGTTGCCACTCTCGTATAAGTTAACCCTACCTTCCGACACTTGTACTTCTTTCATCGCTTGAAAGTCTTGATCATCACTTGTTGCCATCTTTGACCTGGCAGTGGCGAAGAGCCAAGTGGCGTCCATCTGTTTGTTGATCATACGTGCGGCATAGTATGGAACCTTCACCCGTTTTCTGCTCCCAGACTTGATGCAGCCATTGATGAACATCAAACAGTCCATCATGCTTTCTTTGGCCAATCCTTTCATGTCATAAGCCTGTGATCTTCTCCAAAGACTTCTGCTGTGAGAATTCACCGGACTCGACAAGCAGAGAGCTCTTGTCGAGTCTCTAATGgcggcatttgcttttccaataaGCAACTGACACTGAGCTCTATTGCTATAAAGCACCATTCTATCTTTTCTCAACCCTAATGGGCACATTTCTAATGCTTCAGAATACTTAATTATAGCTCCCTCTATTTCTCCCATACAAACCATATGATTTGCTTCTTGTTTAATTAAATCCACCAAAACCCTACtttcctcatttttttcttGAGACAACactctctccttccttctcctctcTACCTTCAAATTCCAAACCTCTTccaaatatttttcaattcTTCTGTTCTTGTTCAACTTGTTTAGAAGAAGTGCTTTTGTGATTGCTTCACCAACGTTTGATCTATCTCCAAGGCTTTTGAGTTCAACCAAATCTATAAGAAACGAGGCGGCCATATTAATAACTTTGTACCTCGTATTCGGGTCTTTGAGAAGCAACAAGAGGCAGTCGATCCCCATGTACTGCCAATCATCTGAAGACCTTGAGAGATTACACAGGCTCTCAATAGCTTCCTTTGATTCAGcaatttttttccttccatATTTACCATAGCACAAAATCCTAACAAGTCCAACGCCAGCTGGTGAAGATTGATTGACTAATCCACCCCACATTCCACACAATTGTTTCAAAAAATCCCCATTACAAATGAGATTCAAAGACCTCTCTTTGCAAGCAAAACAATTTAGGATATAGAGACACCAACACTGAAGCTGACTAGCCCATTCTTCTGCCTTGCGGTTCTCCATTTCAAATCCCCCAACACCTCTTGTGAGCAAATCACAATGGTATTTCTGtctttttctctcatctttcaccCCCACAAAACTAACATACACCGCATCAAGACATGTAGAGGCTAATTTCATGGCTAATCTCACCACCTCTTCTTCGTACTCCGCCACAGCTTCGAATGTACTCTCGTAGCTTGCAAGATGACCTAGCGCTCGAACCGCAACTCTTTGCTCGACCCAACTCATCTTCCCTCTGAGGAGCTCCAAAAGCGGTGGAATCACGCCTGATGCCACTGCCTTTTCAGCGAACTCAGCCTTGTTCATGGTGTAAGAACCAATGACATGAGCTGCATAGTAAGGGATGTAGATGTTTTGGTCCCTCTGAAGCCAAGTATTACTCTTGTTGTTGATGCCTTTGTGGATAAACCGTACCATGCACTCAAAGATTCCAAGGGATGGGAACTCTGGGTCTTCAGGGTGAGCCATAGCAACATTCCATAGGCTGCTTAGCACTAGAACatttccttggtcttccttGTGAGGTAGTTCCTTGAAACAGGCTGATGTTCCAGCTCTTCTCTTGAAGGAGTTTGGCTCTTTCATGGTACAAAAGAAGCAAAACTGTCTAGTGCAAGCCTGCTCTTTTGTGGTGAGCAGGTTTTTCTTCTCCCTTTTCTTCAGGGAATCCATGACTGAGGGCAAAGGTtgagaatttagggttttggttttgtggAGAGCAATAAGGGGAATTGAAAGGAAAAGGTCAAAATTGATCAAGTGGGCAGAGTGGCCAGGTGTTTGTAGCTTAGTGACATCAACGGCGCATGTATTGTATTTAAAATCTTATATTGTGAGGCATCTTTGTACTGTTGAATTATTTGTGCCTTTATTTTCGAGAAAGGTTAGTCTCCCCACGTAAAGGTTGTCATAAACAAAACTTTGCTTTCATGGTATATAGTTGTGTGTCTATctctttaaatatatatatcagtatatatatatatatatatatatatcatacatTGAGATTGCGCATTTAACCATTCATTACTCTGATTATGCTATATACTAAAGTATAATAAATTTTTGACTCATTATGTAATTACTGGATCATGTAATGAGAGAGATGGTGCGCGCGGCATGGAAGTTTCTCTTCAGTTTCTAGCTAGCTCATATAGAGGATCTGATTTCTAAGGTGGGTTTGTATTTTGTTCAATTCTTTTAATTGCATGAGGCGTTTGTTCATATAATTTGTAATATTATTGGATTCAATTTGTGTTGTGGAGTGGTCTTGGGTTTTTACAAATTGCTGGCCTTGTGACAGCCACATAGGTAACAAATAAAGAAGCATGTGGAATTGTCATCTGACATTGCAAAGCAAAGTGGTCCTCATTTCTGAAGGAAGGCCTTTCAGTTATTCTTCGAATCAGGTCTCTACTTTCTTCATTAATCTGCATTATTTTTCCTGTAAAATACTAATTTGTCTTAATACAGCTAATTAAGGATCGCGTAAGCAAGATATATCATAGATCCTCAAAATCTACCAAGTGTAATTCCAACCAATAAACATTTATTAGAACACAAACTTTCTGCTTTCAATGCACATTTGACATCATGTTGTCTGGAACCTTGATTTTCGTTTTAAGTTCCCTTGTCAACAGGTCTAATGCTACTCTACTATTAATCTTCTTCAAAAGCTACTCTAAAAACCAAAATCTAGGTCTTTCTATTCCACTTACTATTCTACTTATAATAATGCAGCAAAATGTATTGTGATTGCAGATGGGTTTGTTGCAAAAGGGAGTTGAGGGACCACAACCTGAAGACGTGGTATCAGTTTCCGACTTGCATGGCAAAGATACACTACCATCGTGACATCTCGTGTCATGTAAGTTGCTCTACTTCAGTCGGTTGTAACAGAAGGTGGTTCTTGTGGTCCTTCTCAACTTAACCTAATTCAAACAAATATTAAATCCATAACTAGCAAAACTTTTAGAAAACAGAGTTAGTAATTTAGTACAACTGGGTGGAGGTCTCAAGAATATGCGGCTGTTACATACACATACTATATATAGATTGGAAAACAAGAGGACATGAAAAGAGGCGATTTATTAGAGTTTAATCTTCTCTGGAAATGGTAATTAGGGTTTAAACAATACACTTCGATGATTCGTGGGAGTAACATGACTCTCTGGTGATTGGTAACCAAGTGTTGCGATGTGCAGACATGTTTCTGGTGTTTAGTTTATTGCTTGTTCGTAGGATTGGCGTGGAGAATAGCTACATCGGTTTATAAAGCTCATGATGATTAGAACTaatgcttttgtttttcaatatccAAAAGATGATTGGAATGCAATGGTGTAGTAGTTAATTACCAGCAACTTCAAATCTGAGTTGCACAcctctctttttttattattattatttttgttacaAGTGCTAATTCTGTAAAATTTGTGTCGTAGTTTATTCCAGTTGGTCTTCCATGTCTTCCCCAAATTGCTATTCCTTCGTTGAGTTTGAATGTTTTGGTAGGGCAGGAGGCGTATATATAATTATGCACACAAATTATGAGGAACTAATAAGACTTTCACGCAAATTATATGGTCCATGCAAGttttgtatgcatatgtatcACATAAACTTTGATTGGTTCAGGGAGGTCTCAGTTCTCGCAAAATAAAACGAGAATACAACTTTATGCAAGCAATCAACACCCAAAAAAATTGTTTGTGGGATATTGGAGGAAACTAATTTTATATCGCAAAAGATAGATTTCAATACACTAATCACACCTTAATTCTCTTGACACGGTTCTTAGTAGAGATAttcaaaaattaataacttcaaATCTTCTACCAACAAAATCCCTATATCCTCAACCACTTGTCCTGTCACATACTCTCCGCAACCCAGCCCAATGGCAGCTGACTCCTCAACCACTCCTCCTTGTTTGCTTCCGCATAATCATTCGAAATGAGACCCCAACCGAGTCTGAGTACAAGATAGCAAACTTCAAGGTCAATAGCCAAAGCTCTTTGCAATCGTCCAAGTCAGTTGATTCAGTAACTCGCTTTCTGCAACTTTGTTAGTAATTTTTgaataaatatttttggaacatTTTTAGAGGCATCGAATCCACATGACTCGTCGATGGATTCCCGAAGACGACTTGCGCCCGAAGGATGATGGTGTTCTGCTATGTTAAGGGTTAGTGAATGTACATGTAAAATATGAGATAAGTCACACAGACGACACATGCATTTTAGTTGCATATGAATTTAATTTATAAGGCTGTATAATTATGGCTCATTTAAATTAACGTCTAATTGAATAAACCACTCAACAAATGTAAACATAGGACaacatatgtgtatatatacaaaAACCTTCCGTAAACAATCAAGAACCGTttgattcattttttttccttgtttctaaattgttttggttgaaatcttaaaaaaaaaatcaagtacATTTTCCTTGCACGTGAATACGATTTCAAGCTCTCCCTCTATGTCGTAAACTAATATAGAGTATCGCTTTAGCTCTCATCCGGTgatccttttgtttttgttttttagtcgTGCATAAGATTCAAGTCTGTAGACTTTACTACCAATACTTAAGCAGGCTTTGATTCTTTGGGCCAAACTCCAGACCTTTAGGCCTTGATCAGATAAAAAACCCTTACCAACAGGGGAAGAATGAAAGGGTGACTTCAATATTtgcattttttcttttcagttttgatTTTTCGCAAATCTAACTTTAAAAAGGTACAATGCAGAACCTCCAAGTCAATCTGAAATTAAGTACAATTTTGCATCAAACCCTACAAAATACGAATTTTACATAAATAGTAACTGATCTTAAGAGGAATCCTAATCAGTATTGGTTCTAAATGAGCTCCGTTACGCAGCTCAATCATCCACCAAAAACCCAAGTCCCGACTCCACAATGATTTTTGACTCGAGCACAACAATTTTTCAGGCACCTGAGAAAATCTACAGACAACTCACTATGTACAAGTTTGAAACTACATCGATCCATCACAGAAGTCCTGCATGCAACTCGGCTCCTATCTTACCATGCCTACCTTTGATATAAGTCAGTCCATACAATTATTCTTTCAAACATCCATCTTCCACATAAGATTACTTGCATTGCCTTCATGAGACTTCTCGAATGATGCAACTTTCGCCCGATATGCAGCTGCTGCCGCAGTGTTATTTACAGTCTGACCCTGAGGGAGCTCACAGGCTTCACTCATGGTAGCAAATCTTAGCTCAGCAGGAGGGATGAAACAGTCCATTGACAAGCCAGGGACATTGAATGCCACTTCCTCAACTGTCCAAGCTTCTTCCATCCTCGTCTTGGTGTGGCTCATTGCAGTTTCTCCAAACCTGAATAGGGTTACTACTGAACGTCCTGAGTGAGCGATCATAATCCCCTCAACGGGCTTGTAATCATCCAGGAATGAGTTGATTGTGGTCTCCCAGTAAACAGCATCACCTCCGTTGTTCTGAATGCGGGTCAAATGGGAATCTTCCAAGTGTACAAGGAGCCCTGTTTTCTGGCTGAAGTAGCCAAATAAAACATGCCTAATGATCTCCGCAGGCCCTTCGCTCCTGGCTTTCAGCGTCAAAGGATCTGCAGAAAGCTTGAGGATGAAACAATCCTCGCCATTTATCTTCTTTTCACCAATGCATCTTGAGCTGGTAAACATACTAGCAGTGGTTCGTGGGTCAAGCCCCTGTATTCAATAAATAAACACAGTGATTAAATTGTGCACGGCAAAGGCAAACCGAGCCAAACAAAGCAGGACTAGCATTTACCTGAAGTGCCCGTCGCAAGGGTCTGACAGGCCCTTTTGCAGCATGTGCACCAAGCCAAGGCGTGTGCCTCCACACAAGCTTTCCATTGCAACCAGCGTGAACCTTGCTGCCGCCAAGTGCCAGCTCCACATACCACATGTCTGGATGCATCTGCCACAGGACAAAGCCGCCCGAGTCTGCTGCTTTGGAGGAATTCTTGTTCCGTACAACCCTGTTGGCCGTTTCAAACTCCGAAGCGATCATTCTCACCTTTCCCATAGCATAAGCATTGTGGATTGAGTTCTGAAGCTTCTGCCCTCCTGATGCCGCTGTATACTGCTGCAATATATACTGAGCAGATGAACTCTCCTGcaaaacatattaaaaaaaattgtgtttagAGGGTTTCTGTAAAAACCGAAATGAAGAAAAAGGTCCTGTCCACTTCATATAGAATGATGAAATGAAATTAATCCCCACAGCCTTAGGTTTCACATCTGCAGATACACTTGGCGTCAAATACACAGATTCAACATTCCAGTTCAGTTCATATAAAATGCAGTTGAAAACTGAGAACTGCACGGTGAGATCACAGTTTGATGAAAATTGTAAAGGGTATGCggtaaaaaggaaaaggaaaaagttgCACAAAGTGTGTATGAACACGATCGCCATCAAACCGAAAGATTCTTAGCTATCCACGGTTGTATATCCCCACATGTCCTCGTCGCGTGACACAAGGGACATACAACCGGTTGCAACGCAAATTCTTCTTTCGCTTATGATAATGAGATCAGCATGCGTGAAATCAAAGGAACTTACTCTAATAAACATGTGGAGCAGATAATCAAAATGTCCCacaaacttttatataaaaaaatccgACATGCATAGGAAACTAGTTGATGaatctctttttttattttcttttctggaaattgaaaaatgaataaacaaaaaaaaaggaaaaaaatctaCAGAAACATTAATTTTCACAAAAATGAACGTAAACTAAACCAAATTTATAGCTTCCAAAGTTGTCAGATTTATACTAAAATTTGGACCCTTTCAAGTTTTCAGCATTCAGAAAATCAATTTGGTTGGATTTGGAGGAGTAATCAGCAAAAGTTACATGTCAAGGGAAGGACTTACAATGGGTGTGTCTTTGATGCTAAGGTGAGGCAGAGGCTCAGTGGTGCTAACGTGCACCGGGGCGAGCGGAGCACCCAGAACCCCAAGCAGCAGGCGCAGATCCGACCTTTTGTAGGTGGAGCACGAAACCGAAGGCGCCCTGCACAGCTGCCCCTTCATCCAGTGGCCCCACTTCCCCTCCATCCTCGAATCTCCACCGTCCGTCCCATCGGGCCCTTCCTTCAGCGGCGACAGCGCCTCGGTGGGCCTCAAGTTCCCGGATCTCAGAATCATCAACGGCTCCGGCTGCGCCACGTGATGATTCCTCCGCCGCCTGAGCAGCCCCGACATTGGGGACCCACTCCTGGCCGGACTTTTCGCCCTCGACCTCCCCGGCGACAGCCCCCTCGTCACCTCCTCCTTCAAAGCCGAAAAAAAACCCTGCTTTCTCTCCATTTGACAGCTCTGCCCCTCACCCAAAATTCTGCAGAAGAAGTGGAAAAATGAGAGGTGTGGTTTGTGGGTTTTGCAGGGAAGAAGTGAGAGAgtgagaagaaagaa
Above is a window of Malus sylvestris chromosome 15, drMalSylv7.2, whole genome shotgun sequence DNA encoding:
- the LOC126601187 gene encoding uncharacterized protein LOC126601187 — protein: MDSLKKREKKNLLTTKEQACTRQFCFFCTMKEPNSFKRRAGTSACFKELPHKEDQGNVLVLSSLWNVAMAHPEDPEFPSLGIFECMVRFIHKGINNKSNTWLQRDQNIYIPYYAAHVIGSYTMNKAEFAEKAVASGVIPPLLELLRGKMSWVEQRVAVRALGHLASYESTFEAVAEYEEEVVRLAMKLASTCLDAVYVSFVGVKDERKRQKYHCDLLTRGVGGFEMENRKAEEWASQLQCWCLYILNCFACKERSLNLICNGDFLKQLCGMWGGLVNQSSPAGVGLVRILCYGKYGRKKIAESKEAIESLCNLSRSSDDWQYMGIDCLLLLLKDPNTRYKVINMAASFLIDLVELKSLGDRSNVGEAITKALLLNKLNKNRRIEKYLEEVWNLKVERRRKERVLSQEKNEESRVLVDLIKQEANHMVCMGEIEGAIIKYSEALEMCPLGLRKDRMVLYSNRAQCQLLIGKANAAIRDSTRALCLSSPVNSHSRSLWRRSQAYDMKGLAKESMMDCLMFINGCIKSGSRKRVKVPYYAARMINKQMDATWLFATARSKMATSDDQDFQAMKEVQVSEGRVNLYESGNYKQDYHDEMRRIMMEKKGLSTILEEPLIQPEEESRRKMERTKKM
- the LOC126601197 gene encoding uncharacterized protein LOC126601197; this encodes MERKQGFFSALKEEVTRGLSPGRSRAKSPARSGSPMSGLLRRRRNHHVAQPEPLMILRSGNLRPTEALSPLKEGPDGTDGGDSRMEGKWGHWMKGQLCRAPSVSCSTYKRSDLRLLLGVLGAPLAPVHVSTTEPLPHLSIKDTPIESSSAQYILQQYTAASGGQKLQNSIHNAYAMGKVRMIASEFETANRVVRNKNSSKAADSGGFVLWQMHPDMWYVELALGGSKVHAGCNGKLVWRHTPWLGAHAAKGPVRPLRRALQGLDPRTTASMFTSSRCIGEKKINGEDCFILKLSADPLTLKARSEGPAEIIRHVLFGYFSQKTGLLVHLEDSHLTRIQNNGGDAVYWETTINSFLDDYKPVEGIMIAHSGRSVVTLFRFGETAMSHTKTRMEEAWTVEEVAFNVPGLSMDCFIPPAELRFATMSEACELPQGQTVNNTAAAAAYRAKVASFEKSHEGNASNLMWKMDV